In Paenibacillus ihbetae, the following are encoded in one genomic region:
- a CDS encoding argininosuccinate synthase, with protein MAKQKIVLAYSGGLDTSVILKWLKETYDAEIIAFTADIGQKEELDGLEEKALATGASKVYIDDLRDEFAKDFIFPMFQAGAMYEGQYLLGTSIARPLIAKRMVEIARAEGATAIAHGATGKGNDQVRFELGVAGLAPDIEVIAPWRLEEFRNSFPGRAEMIAYAEAHGIPVTASAAKSYSMDRNLLHISYESGVLEDPWYDASAEASKDMYLLSVSPEDAPDEAEYLELEFKQGNVVALNGEAMSPLQVMEKLNELGGKHGIGRVDMVENRFVGMKSRGVYETPGGTILFTAHRKMESITMDREVMNLRDSLITRYSTLVYNGFWFAPERLALQALVTESQKNVTGTVRVKLYKGNVIGAGVKSPVSLYNPDIATMEADPTQAYDQGDATGFIRLNALRLKVAAGVNQNQ; from the coding sequence ATGGCAAAGCAAAAAATCGTATTGGCATATTCCGGCGGTCTGGATACGTCCGTTATCCTCAAGTGGCTTAAGGAAACGTATGACGCTGAGATCATTGCGTTCACGGCGGATATCGGCCAGAAAGAAGAGCTGGACGGCCTGGAGGAAAAAGCGCTCGCTACCGGCGCCTCCAAAGTATACATCGACGATCTGCGCGACGAGTTCGCTAAAGATTTCATCTTCCCGATGTTCCAAGCGGGAGCGATGTATGAAGGGCAATACCTGCTCGGCACAAGCATCGCGCGTCCGCTTATCGCCAAGCGCATGGTGGAGATCGCACGCGCGGAAGGCGCTACGGCGATCGCTCACGGAGCAACGGGCAAGGGTAACGACCAGGTGCGCTTCGAGCTTGGCGTAGCCGGACTCGCTCCTGATATTGAAGTGATTGCGCCATGGCGCCTCGAGGAGTTCCGGAACTCCTTCCCGGGACGTGCCGAGATGATCGCTTATGCGGAAGCACACGGCATTCCGGTCACGGCTTCGGCGGCGAAATCGTACTCGATGGACCGCAACCTGCTTCATATCAGCTATGAGAGCGGCGTGCTGGAAGATCCTTGGTACGACGCAAGCGCGGAAGCAAGCAAGGACATGTATCTGCTCAGCGTGTCGCCTGAGGATGCGCCGGATGAGGCGGAATACCTGGAGCTCGAATTCAAGCAGGGCAATGTCGTCGCTCTTAATGGAGAGGCGATGAGCCCGCTGCAGGTGATGGAGAAGCTCAACGAGCTTGGCGGCAAGCACGGCATCGGCCGTGTCGATATGGTGGAGAACCGCTTCGTCGGCATGAAGAGCCGCGGCGTATACGAGACGCCGGGCGGAACGATTCTGTTCACCGCCCATCGCAAAATGGAGTCCATTACCATGGACCGCGAAGTGATGAACCTGCGCGACAGCCTGATCACCCGTTACAGCACGCTCGTGTACAACGGCTTCTGGTTTGCGCCGGAGCGATTGGCGCTGCAGGCTCTGGTAACGGAAAGCCAGAAGAACGTCACCGGCACGGTGCGCGTGAAGCTGTACAAGGGCAATGTGATCGGAGCCGGCGTGAAGAGTCCGGTGAGCCTGTACAATCCGGACATCGCTACGATGGAGGCCGATCCGACGCAAGCCTACGATCAAGGCGATGCCACCGGCTTCATCCGCTTGAACGCCCTGCGCCTGAAAGTAGCGGCAGGCGTGAACCAGAATCAGTAA
- the argH gene encoding argininosuccinate lyase translates to MSKLWGGRFTKQTNALVEEYTASIGFDKQLAEEDIQGSLAHVSMLGKCGIVPAEDVETIKAGLNKVLERIREGSIEFSVSDEDIHMNIEKNLIEEVGPVGGKLHTGRSRNDQVATDMHLYLRNRVVALTGMLHELQTALIGQAKDNLDTIIPGYTHLQRAQPILFAHHLMAYVSMFQRDIDRLIDSYKRINILPLGAGALAGTTFPIDRHFVAEQLGFDGVYENSLDAVSDRDFILEFLADASIIMMHLSRLSEELVLWSSTEFNFIELDDAFCTGSSIMPQKKNPDVPELVRGKTGRVYGNLMGLLTVLKSLPLAYNKDMQEDKEGMFDTVATLEGALQLFAPMIATMKVNKGRMREAVNTDFSNATDIADFLVGKGLPFRQAHEVIGKTVLYCIQNNKYLLDLTLEEFRQFSELFDDSIYGVLQPETVVNARNVYGGTATAQVKDAIERSVKLLQATEEWLALRQGNVE, encoded by the coding sequence GTGAGCAAGTTATGGGGCGGACGTTTTACGAAGCAGACCAACGCGCTGGTGGAGGAGTACACGGCTTCCATCGGCTTTGACAAGCAGCTGGCGGAGGAGGACATCCAAGGCAGTCTGGCGCATGTATCCATGCTGGGCAAGTGCGGCATCGTGCCAGCCGAGGATGTGGAGACGATCAAAGCCGGCTTGAACAAGGTGCTTGAGCGCATCCGCGAAGGAAGCATCGAGTTCTCGGTATCCGACGAGGACATTCATATGAATATCGAGAAAAACCTCATCGAGGAAGTCGGGCCGGTCGGGGGGAAACTCCATACCGGACGGAGCCGGAACGATCAGGTAGCGACGGATATGCATCTGTACCTGCGCAACCGTGTCGTTGCACTGACCGGTATGCTGCATGAGCTGCAGACGGCGCTGATCGGACAGGCCAAGGACAATCTGGATACGATCATTCCGGGCTATACGCATCTGCAGAGGGCGCAGCCGATTCTGTTCGCCCATCATCTGATGGCGTACGTATCGATGTTCCAGCGCGATATCGACCGTTTGATCGACAGCTACAAACGGATCAATATCTTGCCGTTGGGCGCGGGAGCGCTTGCCGGCACGACATTCCCGATCGACCGCCACTTTGTCGCCGAGCAGCTCGGCTTCGACGGCGTGTACGAAAACAGCTTGGATGCGGTCAGCGATCGCGACTTCATTCTCGAATTTTTGGCGGACGCCTCGATCATCATGATGCATCTGTCCCGCTTAAGCGAAGAGCTGGTGCTGTGGAGCAGCACGGAGTTTAATTTCATTGAGCTTGACGATGCATTCTGCACCGGCAGCAGCATTATGCCACAGAAGAAGAATCCGGACGTGCCGGAGCTGGTTCGCGGCAAAACCGGACGCGTATACGGTAATCTGATGGGCCTGCTCACCGTGCTGAAGTCGCTTCCGCTTGCTTACAACAAGGACATGCAGGAGGACAAGGAAGGCATGTTCGATACGGTCGCCACGCTGGAAGGCGCGCTGCAGCTGTTCGCGCCGATGATTGCCACGATGAAGGTCAACAAGGGGCGCATGCGCGAAGCGGTAAATACGGACTTCTCGAATGCGACGGATATCGCGGATTTCTTGGTCGGCAAGGGCTTGCCGTTCCGGCAGGCGCATGAGGTGATCGGTAAAACGGTGCTGTACTGCATCCAGAATAACAAATATTTGCTGGACCTGACGCTGGAGGAATTCCGTCAGTTCTCGGAGCTGTTCGATGACAGCATTTACGGCGTTCTGCAGCCCGAGACGGTGGTTAACGCCCGGAACGTATACGGCGGCACGGCAACCGCTCAGGTGAAGGATGCGATCGAGCGCAGCGTGAAGCTGCTGCAGGCGACCGAGGAATGGCTTGCCCTTCGGCAAGGCAATGTGGAGTAA
- a CDS encoding alpha/beta hydrolase, with translation MALIQCHFFSEVLGLSTSMTVILPQQTSAQIGMTNTAGNGLHPTLYLLHGLSDDDSIWLRRTSIERYVASMGLAVVMPQVHRSFYTDMEHGGKYWTFISEELPALARSFFPLSHAREDNFVAGLSMGGYGAFKLGLRCPDRFAAAASLSGALDMVSRIGPAEDRLYDNRLIYGDRDISGTDDDLLHLVRKVDTGDGPKPMLYQCCGTEDFLYEDNQSFRQVCEQTSLDYTYQEGPGGHDWGYWDTHIQNVLKWLPLNKQNQ, from the coding sequence ATGGCTCTGATTCAATGTCATTTCTTCTCCGAAGTGCTTGGGCTCAGCACGTCCATGACCGTCATCTTGCCGCAGCAGACCTCCGCTCAGATCGGCATGACCAATACGGCGGGCAATGGCCTGCACCCAACGCTGTACCTTCTGCACGGCTTGTCCGATGATGATTCGATCTGGCTTCGTCGCACCTCCATCGAGCGCTACGTGGCCTCTATGGGATTAGCGGTCGTCATGCCGCAGGTACACCGCAGCTTCTACACCGACATGGAGCACGGCGGCAAATACTGGACCTTCATCAGCGAGGAGCTGCCGGCTCTCGCCCGCTCCTTCTTCCCGTTATCCCATGCCAGGGAGGATAACTTTGTCGCCGGCCTGTCGATGGGCGGCTACGGTGCGTTCAAGCTCGGACTGCGCTGCCCGGATCGGTTCGCGGCGGCTGCCAGCCTGTCCGGTGCGCTTGATATGGTTAGCCGGATCGGCCCTGCCGAAGACCGGCTCTATGACAACAGGCTCATCTACGGGGACCGCGACATCTCCGGAACGGACGACGACTTGCTGCATTTGGTGCGCAAGGTGGACACCGGCGATGGTCCGAAGCCGATGCTGTACCAGTGCTGCGGAACCGAGGACTTCCTGTATGAGGATAACCAGTCCTTCCGCCAGGTCTGCGAGCAGACCTCGCTGGACTACACCTATCAGGAAGGGCCGGGCGGTCATGATTGGGGCTACTGGGATACCCATATTCAAAATGTGTTGAAGTGGCTCCCTCTGAACAAGCAAAACCAGTAA
- a CDS encoding polymer-forming cytoskeletal protein, with amino-acid sequence MIPYEEKLSDLKIAGTGNATGGRYGKVRIDGSGQINGDIECVDLVANGNVNVNGSLMTQKLRVNGSGTVHGAVEAESLNVAGNLNLKDQLRSRFIEIGGHCSIHGDSESERLTLSGNLRGHGDVRSEWAELRGSFNISGRLHLGNGDIRLFGRCKALEVIGDRITVRRKGKRLWEMLSFSLSGPRLEARVIEGDVLDLEYVEADMVRGNRVILGKGCKVRQVEFRDELSRDPEAEIGTAHRF; translated from the coding sequence ATGATACCCTATGAAGAGAAGCTGTCCGATCTGAAAATTGCAGGCACCGGGAATGCAACGGGCGGCCGGTACGGTAAAGTCCGCATCGACGGCTCGGGTCAAATCAACGGCGATATCGAATGCGTCGACTTGGTTGCGAACGGGAATGTGAACGTGAACGGATCGTTGATGACGCAGAAGCTTCGCGTGAACGGATCCGGCACCGTTCATGGGGCCGTTGAGGCGGAAAGCTTAAATGTGGCCGGCAACTTGAACCTGAAGGATCAGCTGCGCAGCCGTTTCATCGAGATCGGGGGTCACTGCAGCATTCATGGCGATTCGGAATCCGAACGGCTCACCTTAAGCGGCAATCTCCGCGGACATGGCGATGTTCGGAGCGAATGGGCAGAGCTAAGAGGAAGCTTTAACATCAGCGGCCGGCTGCACCTCGGTAACGGAGATATCCGCCTATTCGGCCGCTGCAAGGCCCTGGAGGTTATCGGCGACCGGATAACGGTGCGCCGGAAGGGCAAGCGGCTGTGGGAGATGCTGTCGTTCTCTTTAAGCGGGCCGAGGCTGGAGGCCCGGGTGATTGAGGGAGACGTTCTGGATTTGGAATACGTTGAAGCCGATATGGTTCGCGGCAATCGGGTTATCCTCGGCAAGGGATGCAAGGTGCGGCAGGTCGAGTTCCGGGATGAGCTGAGCCGGGATCCGGAAGCGGAGATCGGAACGGCGCACAGATTTTAA
- a CDS encoding VanW family protein, giving the protein MKKIHLGLIIVSCFVLILSVGFGMLTLYVNQKELPEGVVVSGWDVGGRPADEVLAELDQRLAAMAGMKVKLQAAMLKGRTETFTLKEAGVQYDAESFREAVTKLHDNAGTLWEQVWYRHNFRSEWEISATWNRDLLKKRLNEEWEKERFGEPVNAVRSISEDDIVRYMPEKTAYRIDWAMLYDRLGAALPSDLSAAGKQADTELVLELPLNLEKPPVTLESLQSEGIARKIVEFSTSLGASGPGRVHNVTAAAKAVDGMILKPGDEFNYAHVIDTAKKEYGFKEAPVIVNGKLVPGIGGGICQVSSTVYHAALLIGLDITERRNHSLPVSYMPKGQDATFAEGAINFRFRNSTGKHLLILSEVSDETLTVKLFGTFPKDTVYELESSTIETLPSPEKVIHNKALPPGFKQVIQQGKPGYVVETYRTKKVNGKLVERVKISTDTYRAQDSIVAINPTHDGGMPIPNETPKKEVVEDGITAAP; this is encoded by the coding sequence ATGAAAAAAATTCATCTTGGTCTCATCATTGTCAGCTGTTTCGTGCTGATCCTCTCCGTAGGATTCGGCATGCTGACCCTGTACGTCAATCAGAAGGAGCTTCCGGAGGGGGTTGTCGTGTCCGGATGGGATGTCGGCGGCAGGCCCGCCGATGAGGTGCTGGCCGAGCTCGATCAGCGGCTGGCTGCCATGGCCGGCATGAAGGTCAAGCTGCAGGCTGCCATGCTGAAGGGGAGGACGGAGACCTTCACGCTGAAGGAGGCTGGGGTTCAATATGATGCGGAATCGTTCCGGGAAGCTGTTACCAAGCTCCATGATAACGCCGGCACCTTGTGGGAGCAGGTGTGGTACAGGCATAACTTTCGGTCAGAATGGGAGATTTCCGCCACGTGGAACCGGGACCTGCTGAAGAAGCGGCTTAATGAGGAATGGGAAAAGGAGCGATTCGGAGAGCCCGTCAATGCCGTCCGGAGCATTTCCGAGGATGACATCGTCAGATACATGCCGGAGAAGACGGCTTACCGCATCGATTGGGCCATGTTATATGATCGGCTGGGGGCAGCGCTGCCAAGCGACCTGTCGGCGGCCGGGAAGCAGGCGGACACCGAGCTGGTCCTGGAATTGCCTTTAAACCTTGAGAAGCCCCCCGTAACGCTCGAGTCGCTGCAGTCGGAAGGCATAGCGCGCAAGATTGTCGAGTTCTCAACAAGCCTTGGGGCCAGCGGGCCCGGAAGGGTTCATAACGTAACCGCCGCGGCCAAGGCGGTGGACGGCATGATCTTGAAGCCGGGCGATGAATTCAATTATGCCCACGTCATCGATACCGCCAAGAAAGAATACGGCTTCAAGGAAGCTCCTGTTATCGTAAACGGCAAGCTTGTGCCAGGGATTGGAGGCGGCATCTGCCAGGTATCGAGCACCGTATATCACGCCGCTCTCTTGATCGGGCTTGACATCACCGAGCGCCGGAATCACTCTCTGCCGGTCAGCTATATGCCGAAGGGGCAGGATGCAACCTTTGCCGAAGGGGCGATTAACTTCCGGTTCCGCAACAGCACGGGGAAGCATCTGCTCATTCTCTCGGAAGTGTCGGACGAAACGCTTACTGTCAAATTGTTCGGAACTTTTCCTAAAGATACCGTCTATGAGCTCGAGTCCTCCACGATCGAAACGCTGCCATCGCCGGAAAAGGTCATTCACAACAAAGCGCTCCCGCCAGGCTTCAAGCAGGTCATTCAGCAGGGCAAGCCCGGCTATGTGGTCGAAACATACCGGACCAAAAAGGTGAACGGCAAGCTTGTGGAACGCGTTAAAATATCCACGGATACGTACCGCGCGCAAGACAGCATCGTTGCCATCAATCCGACCCATGACGGCGGGATGCCGATACCGAACGAAACGCCTAAGAAGGAGGTGGTCGAGGACGGAATTACGGCCGCACCATGA
- the ftsE gene encoding cell division ATP-binding protein FtsE — protein MIEMQDVWKTYPNGAHALQGVSVKINRNEFVYVVGPSGAGKSTFMKLIYREEVPTKGQISVNGFNIGKLKQRKIPYVRRNIGVVFQDYRLLPKLTAYENVAFAMEVIEAPQRIIKKRVMEVLELVGLKAKANREPSQLSGGEQQRIAIARAIVNNPSVIIADEPTGNLDPETSWEIMQLLDEINFRGTTIVMATHNKEIVNTMRKRVLAIERGQIVRDQLRGEYGYEF, from the coding sequence GTGATTGAGATGCAAGATGTATGGAAGACTTACCCGAACGGCGCCCATGCGCTTCAAGGCGTGTCGGTTAAGATCAACCGTAATGAATTTGTCTATGTCGTCGGACCGTCCGGTGCGGGAAAATCGACATTCATGAAGCTTATTTATAGAGAAGAAGTACCTACCAAGGGACAAATTTCCGTGAATGGATTCAATATCGGGAAGCTGAAGCAGCGCAAAATTCCCTATGTTCGGCGCAATATCGGGGTTGTTTTCCAGGATTACCGCCTGCTGCCGAAGCTGACTGCTTACGAAAATGTAGCTTTTGCCATGGAAGTCATCGAAGCGCCGCAGCGCATCATCAAGAAACGGGTGATGGAGGTGCTGGAGCTTGTCGGGCTGAAGGCCAAGGCGAACCGCGAGCCTTCCCAGCTCTCCGGCGGCGAGCAGCAGCGGATTGCAATCGCACGGGCGATCGTGAATAATCCATCGGTCATTATTGCGGACGAGCCTACCGGGAACCTGGATCCGGAGACATCCTGGGAAATTATGCAGCTGCTGGACGAGATCAACTTCCGCGGCACAACGATTGTCATGGCCACACATAACAAGGAAATCGTCAACACCATGCGCAAGCGCGTGCTTGCCATCGAACGCGGACAGATCGTGCGCGACCAGCTGAGAGGAGAATACGGGTATGAGTTTTAG
- the ftsX gene encoding permease-like cell division protein FtsX, translating to MSFRTFLRHLREGAKSIFRNGWMSVASVTSIVVSLFILGVFMLLVMNVNALADKADRNVQINTYLNLNVDEELREKIRSEIETMPEVSKVTFVSKEDGMKELEESLGSEWLEGFSEEDQNPLPDAFEISVIEPTTVGFVADKISALNEKYAEEPIMRVKYGEGTVETLFKITRTVRNIGFVFVAGLGLMSMFLISNTIRVTILARRREIGIMKLVGATNSFIRWPFFIEGALIGLVGSIVTVTLLFVGYGRLYAAAQTDMTLAKSMIPLGDLWLWLGGIIIVLGVAIGVWGSTMSIRKFLKV from the coding sequence ATGAGTTTTAGAACCTTCTTGCGGCACCTGCGGGAAGGGGCGAAGAGTATCTTTCGCAACGGCTGGATGTCGGTCGCATCGGTAACTTCCATCGTGGTGTCTTTATTTATATTGGGTGTGTTCATGCTGCTTGTCATGAATGTAAACGCGTTAGCCGATAAAGCAGATCGTAATGTGCAGATCAACACCTACTTGAATCTGAACGTCGACGAGGAGCTTCGGGAGAAGATCCGCAGCGAGATCGAAACGATGCCGGAGGTCAGCAAGGTTACATTCGTATCCAAGGAAGACGGGATGAAGGAGCTGGAGGAAAGCCTCGGCTCGGAATGGCTGGAGGGCTTCAGCGAAGAGGACCAGAACCCGCTGCCGGATGCGTTTGAGATATCCGTTATCGAGCCTACGACCGTCGGCTTCGTTGCCGACAAGATTAGCGCGCTGAACGAGAAATACGCGGAAGAGCCGATCATGCGCGTCAAGTACGGCGAAGGAACGGTGGAAACATTGTTCAAAATCACGCGGACGGTCCGGAATATCGGCTTCGTATTCGTAGCCGGACTGGGGCTGATGTCGATGTTCCTGATATCGAATACGATCCGTGTTACGATTCTGGCGCGCAGACGCGAGATCGGCATTATGAAGCTGGTCGGAGCGACCAACAGCTTCATTCGCTGGCCGTTTTTCATTGAAGGGGCATTGATCGGCCTCGTCGGCTCGATTGTCACGGTAACCCTGTTGTTTGTCGGATACGGTCGCTTGTATGCGGCCGCCCAGACTGATATGACGCTTGCCAAGAGCATGATCCCGCTTGGAGACCTGTGGTTGTGGCTCGGCGGAATCATCATTGTGCTCGGCGTTGCGATCGGAGTCTGGGGCAGTACCATGTCGATCCGTAAGTTTTTGAAAGTCTAA
- a CDS encoding murein hydrolase activator EnvC family protein: MKKIAAGVAALLLASVMIQPSDGQAEKKTAADVDRELKVLQEQVRKARAQKSKAAEEKKEAQHYKKKTTKNLKYVMEQISIVSNELMRISMRIEETEDNLRTTTKELEAAEERIASREKLLESRIRLIYMDGQPSYLDVLLSSTSFSDFLERADSLKTIVNQDQDLLVQHKQDKLLVIEKKKELETQYATAKDLYEQMEDRKSLLNEKEKEKRVLLAQYDQEIEEAEILTKEQDQMLVALASKRSDLQKEKNKLAAEEAARRAAAAKAAAAAAAKRAKATKLGGSKGGGFTGNGGPFALPVSGARLSSGYGPRVHPVTGEVGKMHTGQDFAAPQGTEIRAAESGTVILAEWWSGYGNCVIVDHGGGVWTLYGHIRNGGIMVSEGDKVSRGQKIAEVGSTGQSTGPHLHFEVRVNGSPVNPGPYL, from the coding sequence TTGAAGAAAATCGCCGCTGGAGTAGCAGCCTTATTATTGGCCTCTGTTATGATCCAACCCTCTGACGGACAAGCTGAGAAGAAGACCGCAGCTGACGTCGACCGTGAGCTGAAAGTGCTGCAGGAGCAGGTCCGGAAGGCCAGAGCCCAGAAGAGCAAGGCTGCCGAGGAGAAGAAGGAAGCGCAGCATTATAAGAAAAAGACGACCAAAAACCTGAAATATGTCATGGAACAAATCAGCATCGTCAGCAACGAGCTGATGAGAATATCGATGAGGATCGAGGAAACCGAGGATAACCTGAGAACGACGACGAAGGAGCTGGAAGCGGCCGAGGAGCGCATCGCTTCCCGCGAGAAGCTGCTGGAATCCCGCATCCGGCTGATTTATATGGACGGGCAGCCATCCTATCTTGATGTGCTGCTCTCCTCCACAAGCTTCAGCGATTTCCTGGAGCGGGCGGATTCTTTAAAGACGATCGTCAATCAGGACCAGGATTTGCTCGTACAGCATAAACAGGACAAGCTGCTTGTCATCGAGAAGAAGAAAGAGCTCGAGACCCAGTACGCAACGGCCAAGGATCTTTACGAACAGATGGAGGATCGGAAGAGCCTACTGAACGAGAAAGAAAAAGAGAAGCGCGTGCTTCTCGCCCAGTATGACCAAGAGATCGAGGAAGCGGAGATTTTGACCAAGGAGCAGGACCAGATGCTGGTGGCCTTGGCCAGCAAGCGCTCGGATCTGCAGAAAGAGAAGAACAAGCTGGCGGCTGAAGAGGCTGCACGCAGAGCGGCTGCCGCGAAAGCGGCGGCGGCAGCGGCGGCGAAACGGGCGAAGGCGACCAAGCTTGGCGGAAGCAAGGGAGGCGGATTTACCGGCAACGGAGGTCCGTTTGCGCTTCCGGTATCGGGGGCAAGACTCTCATCGGGCTATGGCCCGCGGGTGCATCCGGTAACGGGAGAGGTCGGCAAGATGCATACCGGTCAGGACTTTGCTGCTCCGCAAGGAACGGAGATCCGGGCAGCCGAGAGCGGCACCGTCATTCTGGCCGAATGGTGGAGCGGTTACGGAAACTGTGTTATTGTTGATCATGGGGGCGGTGTATGGACGCTGTACGGACATATCCGCAACGGCGGCATCATGGTGAGTGAGGGCGACAAGGTGTCCAGAGGCCAGAAGATTGCCGAGGTCGGTTCGACCGGTCAAAGCACCGGACCGCATCTTCACTTCGAAGTACGGGTTAACGGATCGCCGGTGAATCCCGGGCCTTACCTGTAA
- a CDS encoding S41 family peptidase has translation MLKKRTVVFLMVAAMLCGVLITMALTQLPAAQQTGDGEGLLASISNRSGLDDAEARKLGTALDLIEDNYYKDVDRSKLVDGAINGMMEALGDPYSNYMGEESAKQFTESIAGSFSGIGAEVSSQDGNVVVVSPIKGSPADKAGIRAKDTILSVNGESLQGLDLNAAVAKIRGPKGSKAVLKIKRAGSDEPIELVIVRDDVSLETVTARMEKDGIGIIEITQFSSNTGERFTEELEKLEEQGMKGLVIDVRNNPGGVLSEVIGITENFVPKGKLIVQVEDKDKKREKHVSNGQAKPYPITVLMNKGSASASEILAGALQESAGATLVGEHSFGKGTVQTSFEKQLGDGSLLKVTIAKWLTPNGTWIHEKGIEPDIKVDQPEYFTVAPIDKKKTYKYDANSSDVKNAQIMLEALGFDPGRTDGYFDRATEKAVKSFQSKHKLKSDGVLNSATAESLEAALIEKIQDPKVDNQLNRGLSEVRKEIAARASKP, from the coding sequence ATGCTGAAAAAACGAACGGTTGTCTTTCTAATGGTTGCCGCTATGCTGTGCGGTGTACTCATAACCATGGCATTGACCCAGCTGCCGGCTGCGCAGCAGACCGGAGACGGTGAAGGTCTTCTGGCGAGCATTTCAAATCGCAGCGGGCTCGATGATGCCGAGGCAAGGAAGCTCGGCACGGCGCTGGATCTGATCGAAGACAATTATTATAAGGACGTCGACCGGTCGAAGCTGGTTGACGGGGCGATTAACGGAATGATGGAAGCCCTTGGCGATCCATATTCCAACTATATGGGCGAGGAATCCGCGAAGCAATTCACGGAGAGCATCGCAGGATCCTTTAGCGGGATCGGCGCCGAGGTATCTTCGCAGGACGGCAATGTCGTCGTCGTATCGCCGATCAAGGGCTCGCCCGCGGATAAAGCAGGCATTCGGGCCAAGGACACCATATTGTCCGTGAACGGCGAATCGCTGCAGGGCTTGGACCTGAATGCGGCAGTAGCCAAGATCCGCGGTCCGAAAGGCTCCAAAGCCGTACTGAAGATTAAGCGCGCAGGCTCCGACGAGCCGATCGAGCTTGTCATTGTTCGGGATGATGTTAGCCTGGAGACGGTGACCGCCCGGATGGAGAAGGACGGCATCGGAATTATCGAGATTACCCAATTCTCATCCAATACCGGTGAACGCTTTACGGAAGAGCTTGAGAAGCTGGAGGAGCAGGGCATGAAGGGCCTTGTGATCGACGTGCGGAACAATCCCGGCGGGGTTCTGTCCGAGGTGATCGGGATCACCGAGAATTTCGTGCCGAAAGGCAAGCTGATCGTTCAAGTTGAAGACAAAGACAAGAAACGGGAAAAGCATGTGTCGAACGGACAGGCGAAGCCTTATCCGATCACCGTTCTGATGAACAAGGGCAGCGCAAGCGCATCTGAAATTTTGGCCGGAGCGCTTCAGGAATCGGCAGGTGCGACCTTGGTCGGCGAGCATTCCTTCGGCAAAGGGACCGTTCAGACCAGCTTCGAGAAGCAGCTTGGCGACGGCAGCCTGTTGAAGGTCACCATTGCGAAGTGGCTCACGCCGAACGGCACCTGGATTCATGAGAAGGGGATTGAACCGGATATTAAAGTAGACCAGCCGGAATACTTTACGGTCGCCCCGATCGACAAGAAGAAGACCTACAAGTATGACGCGAACAGCAGCGACGTCAAGAATGCCCAAATCATGCTGGAGGCGCTCGGCTTTGATCCGGGACGCACCGACGGATATTTCGACCGGGCGACAGAGAAGGCCGTCAAGAGCTTCCAGAGCAAGCATAAGCTGAAATCCGACGGCGTCCTTAACAGTGCGACGGCGGAAAGCCTTGAGGCAGCACTGATCGAGAAGATTCAGGATCCGAAAGTGGATAATCAACTGAATCGCGGACTTTCCGAAGTTCGGAAGGAAATCGCGGCAAGAGCGTCGAAACCATAA